The Desertifilum tharense IPPAS B-1220 genome includes a region encoding these proteins:
- a CDS encoding Npun_R2479 family HD domain-containing metalloprotein yields the protein MFNATELLIDKFVQQLKEGYRRTYGGWKHDYEDIIGWAGNMALENIANSDALYHNVEHTILVTLVGQEVLRGRHIREGGVSCEDWLHYIISLLCHDIGYVKGVCRQDCDGLYATGKDGAMVSLPPGATDASLTPYHVDRGKLFIDERFGGHKLIDAEIIKRNIELTRFPVPKDSDHRATINYPGLVRAADLIGQLSDPRYLQKISALFYEFEETGANKTLGYRHPGDLRQNYSRFYWNGVYPYIQEALSYLGLTQEGKQIIANLYANVFRVEHEQSSSQLGAA from the coding sequence ATGTTTAACGCAACAGAGCTTTTAATCGACAAATTCGTACAACAGCTCAAAGAAGGCTATCGCCGCACCTACGGAGGCTGGAAGCACGATTACGAAGACATCATTGGTTGGGCGGGCAACATGGCCCTAGAAAACATCGCCAATAGCGACGCCCTCTATCACAATGTTGAGCATACAATTCTCGTAACGCTAGTCGGACAAGAAGTTTTGCGAGGCCGCCATATCCGCGAAGGGGGCGTCTCTTGCGAAGACTGGTTGCACTACATCATCTCCCTACTCTGTCACGATATTGGCTACGTTAAAGGCGTTTGTCGGCAAGATTGCGATGGTCTTTACGCCACCGGGAAAGATGGGGCGATGGTTTCGTTACCCCCCGGTGCAACCGATGCTAGCTTAACCCCCTACCATGTGGATCGCGGCAAATTGTTCATAGACGAACGCTTTGGCGGTCACAAACTGATTGACGCAGAAATCATCAAGCGCAACATTGAACTGACTCGCTTTCCGGTACCCAAAGATAGCGACCATCGCGCCACTATCAATTATCCCGGCTTGGTACGCGCCGCAGATTTGATTGGCCAATTGAGCGATCCGCGCTATCTGCAAAAAATTAGCGCCCTATTTTACGAGTTTGAAGAAACAGGGGCCAATAAGACGCTTGGCTATCGCCACCCCGGAGACTTGCGGCAAAATTATTCTCGGTTTTATTGGAATGGCGTTTACCCCTATATCCAAGAAGCCTTAAGTTACTTGGGGTTAACCCAAGAGGGTAAGCAAATCATCGCGAACCTGTACGCCAATGTTTTTCGGGTAGAACACGAACAATCTTCTTCTCAGTTGGGGGCAGCTTAG
- a CDS encoding tetratricopeptide repeat protein yields the protein MNAYSFLPQPPKLVANQKKKVCLVALLFLLVPFNLYLPLGLPTRAAAQTLDRQFNGTGPNVDLRQEADLLLRLGSQQERSGALDKAIESWSSALNLYQRIGDLDSMGIAYGYMGLAYANLGRFREAEDALRRRLGIARTNRDFQGQVFALNNVGTMLLQRGSIQAAQESFQEALDIARGINHTAGQGLSLSNLGLAAAAVQDFNQAIKRYEEALSFRRRGGDALGEINTLNNLGDAYWGNRNYDETIGAYGAALRLADQARDRAGLQRAIDGLVVAHRSVGRFERALDLLDRRLAIAQEQGDRASELVAVRSLAQLYQQARNLRASRSFYERAILLARTLGDKQAEALLVNQLINLN from the coding sequence ATGAATGCTTACTCTTTTTTACCCCAGCCTCCTAAACTTGTTGCCAACCAGAAAAAGAAAGTTTGTCTAGTCGCGCTTTTGTTCCTCCTGGTTCCTTTTAACTTATATTTGCCGCTAGGACTGCCAACACGAGCAGCGGCGCAAACGCTGGATCGTCAATTTAATGGTACTGGCCCCAATGTGGATCTGCGCCAAGAAGCCGATTTGCTCTTGCGTCTGGGTTCGCAGCAAGAACGCAGCGGTGCGTTAGATAAGGCGATTGAATCTTGGTCGAGTGCTTTGAATCTTTATCAACGCATCGGTGACTTAGATTCGATGGGGATTGCCTACGGTTATATGGGATTGGCGTATGCCAATTTGGGACGTTTTAGAGAGGCTGAGGACGCGCTGCGGCGACGTTTGGGCATTGCCCGCACGAACCGAGATTTTCAGGGTCAAGTGTTTGCTTTGAATAATGTGGGAACGATGCTGTTGCAGCGGGGAAGCATCCAGGCGGCGCAAGAATCGTTTCAAGAAGCGCTTGATATTGCTAGAGGGATTAATCACACTGCCGGACAAGGGCTATCGTTAAGTAATTTAGGATTAGCGGCGGCGGCCGTGCAAGATTTCAATCAGGCGATTAAACGCTATGAAGAGGCGCTGTCTTTTCGGCGGCGAGGTGGCGATGCGCTGGGTGAAATTAATACGCTGAATAATCTTGGCGATGCCTATTGGGGCAATCGCAATTATGATGAAACCATTGGGGCCTATGGTGCGGCGCTACGCTTGGCAGATCAAGCCCGCGATCGCGCTGGTTTGCAACGGGCAATTGATGGGTTGGTGGTTGCCCATCGCTCGGTCGGACGGTTTGAACGGGCGTTAGACTTGTTGGATCGGCGTTTGGCGATCGCACAAGAACAAGGCGATCGCGCTTCGGAGTTAGTCGCCGTCCGTTCCCTAGCTCAACTCTACCAACAAGCCCGCAATTTAAGAGCCTCTCGCAGTTTTTACGAAAGAGCAATTCTCTTAGCCCGGACTTTGGGCGATAAACAAGCGGAAGCCCTGTTAGTCAATCAATTGATTAATCTCAATTAG
- a CDS encoding type IV pilin-like G/H family protein, which translates to MSRPNRRGNIALNWVKLVALFILAGFGIEVLKYIVLGNFISASNRVYRARNSEAKTQVATLNRFQEFFYLEKDGFANTIDALGNPIKTQTEYFNYSLQVGENAVFNYGMPRTDIYEMASWGFLFWKRSTSRTLKSYVGGVFAIAESVSENGKQQTVSVLCESAKPNFSKIGKPRLENDQPICPEGTVQIGY; encoded by the coding sequence ATGTCTAGACCAAACAGAAGAGGAAATATTGCCTTAAACTGGGTAAAACTTGTGGCACTATTCATTTTAGCTGGTTTTGGCATTGAAGTTCTCAAGTATATAGTCTTGGGTAATTTCATTTCTGCGAGTAATCGAGTTTATCGAGCTAGAAACAGCGAGGCAAAAACTCAAGTTGCTACACTTAATCGATTTCAGGAATTTTTTTACCTAGAGAAGGATGGGTTTGCCAATACAATTGATGCTTTGGGAAATCCCATCAAGACTCAAACAGAGTATTTTAACTATTCCCTTCAGGTTGGTGAAAATGCTGTCTTCAACTATGGAATGCCCCGTACAGATATCTATGAGATGGCTTCCTGGGGATTTCTGTTTTGGAAACGCAGCACCAGCCGAACTCTCAAAAGCTACGTGGGGGGAGTGTTTGCGATCGCAGAATCAGTTTCCGAAAATGGCAAGCAACAAACGGTATCCGTGCTATGTGAATCGGCTAAACCTAACTTTTCTAAGATCGGTAAACCTCGATTAGAGAATGATCAACCCATTTGCCCAGAAGGAACCGTACAAATCGGTTATTAG
- a CDS encoding NINE protein, with translation MNDKRIAYILWLGCLLGASGLHRLYNRKFFSGFLWLFTWGFFGIGQFVDLFLISDMVEDHNLKYRAKHGLLPTGVPLTEPAAIAAPYITRDQLAVKLVKAAAIRGGRISVTQGVMDTGASFNEVESALKTMYKAGYVGMDNHPDTGAVVYVFHEL, from the coding sequence ATGAACGACAAGAGGATTGCCTATATCCTGTGGCTTGGCTGCTTACTCGGAGCTTCTGGACTCCACCGCCTGTACAACCGCAAATTCTTCTCCGGCTTTCTGTGGTTGTTTACCTGGGGATTTTTTGGCATCGGTCAATTTGTTGACCTGTTTTTGATCTCAGACATGGTAGAAGACCATAATCTGAAATATCGCGCCAAGCACGGCTTATTACCCACAGGCGTTCCTCTAACCGAACCGGCGGCGATCGCAGCTCCCTACATCACTCGCGATCAACTGGCTGTTAAACTGGTGAAAGCGGCAGCGATTCGAGGTGGCAGAATCTCCGTCACTCAAGGGGTTATGGATACCGGAGCCAGCTTTAATGAAGTCGAGTCTGCCCTCAAAACCATGTACAAAGCGGGTTATGTGGGCATGGATAACCACCCCGACACCGGCGCAGTGGTTTATGTCTTCCACGAACTCTAG
- a CDS encoding rhodanese-like domain-containing protein has protein sequence MLAKWGQTHLIALGIGCLTLASLSAIAILNHQTIVNVVAGWDIPQVSVEELQQDKYQNIVLVDVRSPEEYAENRTPNSILVLLSDIQADFGIKQIYEAADARKQAGQPNPTIVLYSTSGLQAFQAYRRLESVGIRDYPIVVLTGGSPVVPPQTQSGNL, from the coding sequence ATGCTGGCGAAATGGGGACAAACTCACCTCATTGCATTAGGGATTGGCTGCTTAACCTTAGCAAGTCTAAGCGCGATCGCCATCCTGAATCACCAAACAATTGTAAACGTTGTGGCAGGTTGGGATATTCCCCAGGTGTCTGTTGAGGAACTTCAGCAAGATAAGTATCAAAATATTGTTTTGGTTGATGTGCGATCGCCCGAAGAATATGCTGAAAATCGCACTCCTAATAGCATCCTTGTCCTTTTAAGTGACATTCAAGCCGATTTTGGGATTAAACAAATTTACGAAGCCGCCGACGCCCGCAAACAAGCCGGTCAACCCAACCCCACAATTGTGCTTTACTCTACGTCAGGATTGCAAGCCTTTCAAGCTTACAGACGCCTAGAATCTGTAGGTATCCGTGACTACCCGATCGTTGTCCTCACGGGTGGTAGTCCAGTCGTTCCCCCCCAAACCCAATCTGGTAATTTATAG
- a CDS encoding M48 family metallopeptidase, which translates to MRLWKFLAIACSVPLSGLWFPALVLAEPTPVPETLTLPSEVESPPVEESPETEDLPLEDPSDTVADPEKDERFQAFAEADRLYREGQIAEAQKLYRQLKEPFSQEILAELENRPVAIVDVDQLSPAGRVYWREVQAGLEQNLETRIMVPLQLLVEQYPEFIPGHLKYAEVLTRYNRASEALKVLERATRRYPDRVDLLNAKIEAQAKAEEWLDASLAARQFALLYPEHPQAEEFSAIADTHLRRFQSSLRSQLRGNAIANVLTGIAGYALTGNIFAPLSAVETTVLLLRGESAVGDSITHQLRRELPLVEDEEILAYVNEIGEKLIQQTGRDFNYEFHIILDDRLNAFALPGGKIFINAGAILKTNSEAELAGLLAHELAHAVLSHGFQLATSGGLIGNIAQYLPYGGLASNLLVFSYSREMERQADELGTRILAASGYAADGMHNLMLTLDREDTPSPPAWLSTHPDTQERIRNLERQILQSGLNRYAYEGVERHAEIQERLKPLVEAENERRERRRRRR; encoded by the coding sequence ATGAGACTGTGGAAGTTCCTGGCGATCGCTTGTAGCGTTCCTTTGTCCGGACTGTGGTTTCCTGCTCTAGTTCTAGCAGAACCTACGCCCGTTCCCGAAACCCTGACGCTTCCTTCTGAAGTTGAGTCTCCTCCTGTTGAAGAATCCCCAGAAACCGAGGATTTGCCCTTAGAAGATCCGTCAGACACCGTTGCCGATCCGGAAAAAGACGAACGTTTCCAAGCGTTTGCGGAGGCGGATCGGTTATATCGCGAAGGGCAAATTGCGGAAGCCCAAAAGCTGTATCGTCAGCTTAAAGAACCCTTTTCTCAAGAGATTCTCGCAGAACTGGAAAATCGACCCGTTGCCATTGTCGATGTAGACCAATTATCGCCCGCCGGACGAGTGTATTGGCGAGAAGTCCAAGCCGGGTTAGAACAAAACTTAGAAACGCGCATTATGGTTCCGCTTCAACTGTTAGTGGAACAATATCCAGAGTTTATTCCCGGTCATCTCAAGTATGCTGAAGTCCTTACCCGTTACAATCGGGCTTCAGAAGCCTTAAAAGTTTTAGAACGGGCAACTCGGCGCTATCCGGATCGCGTAGACTTACTCAATGCCAAAATTGAGGCGCAAGCAAAAGCCGAAGAGTGGTTAGATGCTTCCTTAGCCGCGCGACAGTTTGCCCTATTGTATCCAGAACATCCGCAGGCTGAAGAATTTTCTGCGATCGCCGATACGCACTTAAGGCGGTTTCAGTCGAGTCTGCGAAGTCAACTGCGAGGAAATGCGATCGCCAACGTCCTCACCGGGATAGCAGGCTATGCTTTAACCGGGAATATTTTCGCCCCCTTGTCAGCCGTAGAAACCACCGTTTTGCTACTGCGCGGAGAGTCAGCAGTGGGAGATAGCATCACCCACCAACTGCGCCGCGAGTTACCCTTGGTGGAAGATGAAGAAATTCTCGCCTATGTCAACGAAATCGGTGAAAAGCTGATTCAACAAACCGGGCGCGACTTCAATTATGAGTTCCACATCATCTTAGATGACCGTCTCAATGCCTTTGCGCTACCGGGGGGCAAAATTTTCATTAATGCCGGAGCTATTCTTAAAACCAATTCTGAAGCCGAATTAGCAGGTCTTCTCGCTCACGAACTCGCCCACGCGGTTTTATCTCATGGCTTCCAACTCGCCACCAGCGGCGGCTTAATTGGCAATATTGCCCAATACTTACCCTACGGGGGACTGGCATCTAATTTGCTGGTGTTTAGCTATTCTCGCGAGATGGAACGCCAAGCGGACGAACTGGGAACCCGCATTCTCGCCGCATCCGGTTATGCGGCTGATGGAATGCACAATCTCATGCTCACCCTCGATCGCGAAGATACCCCTTCTCCTCCCGCATGGCTATCCACTCACCCCGACACCCAAGAACGCATCCGCAACCTAGAACGGCAAATTCTCCAAAGCGGCTTGAACCGCTACGCCTACGAAGGGGTAGAACGTCATGCAGAAATTCAGGAACGCTTAAAGCCTTTGGTGGAAGCCGAAAATGAGCGCCGGGAACGCCGCCGCAGACGCCGATAA
- a CDS encoding sigma-70 region 4 domain-containing protein, which produces MQLPHFPECNHSLIKALFHHSDGELVTLFQRHPECGRYFTAIFCRYYPIVYTLISHSARDDRGTLSRTPVQADYLFALTWRHIYHELGGLDLRFAKPAATAGSPQSQQTAEVSEGNLTLQNWLIDMTAYCINHAELPPVESIYYVLQDASPPLWCYLEQALEQLPPEIRLMILMSQTFHWSETRISAYLQAEGETLSPAAVKQRLQEGFQLLENALPADIQEIYLGKDSAQTANGTATHSTPAIGR; this is translated from the coding sequence GTGCAACTGCCTCACTTTCCCGAATGCAACCACAGCCTCATTAAAGCGCTGTTTCATCATAGCGATGGGGAACTCGTGACGCTTTTTCAGCGTCATCCAGAGTGCGGTCGGTATTTCACGGCAATTTTTTGCCGCTATTATCCGATTGTCTATACGCTAATCTCCCATAGTGCAAGAGACGATCGCGGTACGCTGTCGCGAACCCCCGTCCAAGCAGATTATCTGTTTGCGCTCACCTGGCGTCATATTTACCACGAGCTAGGGGGGTTAGACTTACGATTTGCCAAGCCTGCTGCCACCGCAGGATCGCCCCAAAGCCAGCAGACGGCAGAGGTATCAGAGGGCAATCTCACCTTACAGAACTGGTTAATTGATATGACCGCTTACTGTATTAATCATGCGGAGTTGCCCCCGGTTGAATCGATTTACTACGTTTTACAAGATGCATCGCCGCCGTTGTGGTGCTACCTTGAACAAGCGCTAGAGCAGTTGCCCCCAGAAATTCGCCTGATGATTTTGATGTCACAAACCTTCCACTGGAGCGAAACGCGGATTTCAGCTTATTTACAAGCCGAGGGTGAAACGCTTTCTCCCGCCGCCGTTAAACAGCGCCTCCAAGAAGGGTTCCAACTCTTGGAAAATGCCTTACCCGCAGATATTCAAGAGATTTATTTGGGAAAAGATAGCGCCCAGACTGCTAACGGGACTGCAACTCATTCCACCCCCGCGATCGGTCGTTGA